In Persephonella sp., one DNA window encodes the following:
- a CDS encoding ABC transporter permease subunit, with amino-acid sequence MNLVKRRKIKSFIALSLSTFAAAFGLFWLGFILFDVLRHGIGGLNLELFTEDPAPPGIPGGGLRNAFVGQLEIVFFSIIIGVPIGVLAGTFIAEYARGTKWAQLISFLSDIMVSVPSIVVGTFIYAILVKPQGHINWGGEVAVGFLAAILAIIIYGILNLITGKLFNIDNPKTGKFIKNIQVIIAVVAGIAFFIILSQKLVDRIYGFNGWAGAASLAFIMIPVVLRTTEDMLSLVPWTLREAAFALGASYFTVIKDIVYKSAATGILTGIILSISRVAGETAPLLFTSFNNSFFTMNMNEPMASLTVTIFVYAMGPYEDWHTKAWAASFVITFFILLVTLISRGIVHWKYKG; translated from the coding sequence ATGAACCTTGTAAAAAGGCGGAAAATCAAAAGTTTTATAGCATTATCCCTATCTACATTTGCAGCTGCTTTTGGTCTTTTCTGGCTGGGATTTATACTTTTTGATGTTCTTAGACACGGAATAGGCGGCCTTAATCTTGAACTTTTCACAGAAGACCCTGCTCCTCCTGGAATTCCGGGGGGTGGATTAAGGAATGCATTTGTTGGTCAGCTTGAAATAGTGTTTTTCTCAATAATCATTGGAGTTCCTATCGGTGTCCTTGCAGGAACATTTATTGCTGAATATGCAAGAGGAACCAAATGGGCACAGCTTATAAGCTTTTTATCTGACATTATGGTGTCTGTTCCTTCTATTGTAGTAGGCACATTTATATATGCTATTCTTGTTAAACCTCAGGGACATATTAACTGGGGTGGAGAGGTTGCTGTTGGATTTTTGGCAGCTATTTTGGCAATCATCATATATGGAATTTTAAATTTAATAACCGGAAAACTATTTAATATAGATAATCCTAAAACAGGTAAATTTATCAAAAATATACAGGTTATAATCGCCGTAGTGGCAGGTATAGCATTTTTTATAATACTCAGTCAAAAACTTGTTGACAGGATTTACGGTTTCAATGGCTGGGCAGGGGCAGCCTCACTGGCATTTATAATGATACCTGTTGTTCTAAGAACGACAGAAGATATGCTTTCCCTTGTCCCATGGACTTTAAGGGAAGCTGCTTTTGCACTTGGAGCCTCATATTTCACAGTAATCAAAGATATTGTCTATAAATCTGCTGCAACAGGAATTTTGACAGGAATTATTCTTTCTATCTCCCGTGTTGCAGGTGAAACAGCACCACTTTTATTTACTTCATTTAATAACTCTTTCTTCACAATGAATATGAACGAACCAATGGCATCCTTAACAGTTACAATATTTGTTTATGCAATGGGGCCTTATGAAGACTGGCATACAAAGGCATGGGCTGCATCCTTTGTTATTACATTCTTTATCTTACTTGTTACCTTAATTTCAAGGGGAATTGTCCACTGGAAATATAAAGGATAG
- the pstC gene encoding phosphate ABC transporter permease subunit PstC → MKKLRKLPLSDIAFGIISFLASFLILTLVLSTFFVLYDESSLAIHKFGVLHFIITNDWDPVREVFGAAAPLFGTIITTVLSLVLAIPVALGIAIFLAEVSPKFLKTPIGIAIEMLAAIPSIIYGMWGLFTLAPIMANYVEPFLQKTLGKIPVIGILFQGEPQGIDLFTASFILSIMIIPFIASVARDALNLTPNIMKESAYALGATKWEVVKDVMIPYAKLGIYGGIVLALGRTLGETMAVAFVLGNNHQITTSLFDAAATITVTLANEFTEADSDIYLSSLFYLALILFVLSFIILAIAKYFLMKAERGYSR, encoded by the coding sequence ATGAAAAAACTAAGGAAACTTCCTTTATCTGATATTGCTTTTGGAATTATTTCTTTCCTTGCATCTTTTCTAATTTTAACTTTAGTTCTTTCTACATTTTTCGTTTTATATGATGAATCTTCCCTTGCTATTCATAAATTTGGTGTTTTACATTTCATAATTACAAATGATTGGGACCCTGTTAGGGAAGTCTTTGGAGCTGCAGCACCATTATTTGGAACTATAATTACCACTGTTTTATCCCTTGTATTAGCAATTCCAGTTGCACTGGGAATAGCTATATTCCTTGCAGAAGTATCCCCAAAATTCCTGAAGACACCAATAGGAATTGCAATAGAAATGCTCGCTGCAATTCCGAGTATTATATACGGTATGTGGGGACTTTTTACCCTTGCACCGATAATGGCAAATTATGTTGAACCATTTTTACAAAAAACCTTAGGGAAAATCCCTGTAATTGGAATATTATTCCAGGGGGAACCACAGGGAATAGATCTTTTTACAGCAAGTTTTATCTTATCCATAATGATAATTCCATTTATTGCCAGTGTGGCCAGAGATGCCCTTAATCTTACACCTAATATAATGAAAGAGTCTGCTTATGCCTTAGGTGCTACAAAATGGGAAGTAGTTAAAGATGTAATGATACCTTATGCAAAACTTGGTATATACGGTGGTATCGTTCTTGCCCTTGGTAGAACTCTTGGAGAAACAATGGCTGTTGCTTTTGTTCTTGGAAATAACCATCAGATTACAACTTCCTTATTTGATGCAGCTGCTACCATAACAGTAACACTGGCAAATGAGTTTACAGAGGCAGATTCGGATATATATCTATCTTCTCTGTTTTATCTGGCTTTAATACTGTTTGTTCTCAGCTTTATAATCCTTGCTATTGCCAAATACTTCCTTATGAAAGCTGAGAGAGGATATTCAAGATGA